TTAGGTACTAATACATTAGTAATAACTGCACCAGTGTTACCTGAACAGTTAGGACCCATAATAGCCATAACATTATCATCATTTACCATTTTTTCAGCTTGTGCAATTGCAACCGCTGCGTCGATACATACTGAGTCACCCTGTACTACATTGATTGTGCCTTGCAAGTACTTGCCAGATGCGTTCACTTCTGTTACAGCAAGATTTGCACCACCTGACATAGCACCGATCATAGATTCAAGTGGACCAGTAAATCCTTGAAGCTCTCCTACGTTGACAGTAGCACCATATGATGCAGTTGCCATCGTTGCTGACAATACTACACCAGCTGTTGTCTTTAAATAACTTTTCATTTTGTCTCCTAATATAAAAAAAAGATTCCCTAGGCTCAATATTAAATTAAGACGTATTTCCTGAGGGATTCACCCATAATGATAAACAGTTTCCTGTAGTTTGTGTTAAAAATATGTGAAAAAAAACTTAATGAAAGACTAATCCAGAAGCCATTCAGAGCAGAATTATAGCTCTTTATTTTTCTCAGGTAAAAGACCGCTGGGAGAAAATCTCATTATAAGAAGAAGTATCGTTCCCATAAAGACAAGCCTGAGATAGTGCACTCGATCTTCAATAAATTCTAATGATGTACTTCCTTCTGACATATTATTACTCAGCATTTCAACAAACCAAAGCCCCATAGGACCTGATTGAATCCATATGAACCAGATGATAAATGCACCTAAAACAGATCCCATATTATTGCCTGAACCACCAAGAATGACCATCACCCAGATTAAAAATGTAAACCGAAGAGGTAGATATGCAGTTGGTATAAATATTCCATCGTAGGTAACCAATAAAGCTCCGGCTATTCCTACAATTGCAGAGCCAAGAACAAAAATTTGAAGATGCTGACGCTTAATGTCTTTTCCCATTGCTGAGGCTGCCACCTCATTGTCTCGGATCGCCCTTACTTTTCTGCCCCAGGGAGAATTTAAAGCAAGATTAGAAAGAACTATGAGTGCAACTAAAATTGCAATAAATAAACCTGAATAACAAAGTTTGACAAAAACAACAGCTGCTTCTCTGACATAATCACTTAGCTTATCAATTTGTTCTGTTTGAGAAAGCAATTGAAGCTCTGATTTATGAATCCAAGTAACTACATTTTGAAACCATTCAGATTGTTGCATTTCAACTTCATAGGGGACTGGTCTTGGAAGTCCATAAACATTTTTAAGGCCTCTCACAAACCAATCTTCATTTTTAATAACATACAAAATAATTTCAGAAATACCCAGAGTTGCAATGGCAAGATAATCAGTCCTTAAACCTAAAGTTATCTTTCCAACCCACCAGGCTGCTCCAGCCGCAATGACTCCCCCTACTATCCATGAAAAAGCAATTGGAAGCCCAAATCCGCCCAAGTAGCCTGTAATTGCAGGGTCTACTTTTTCAATAATATCTGCAGCCTCAGAGAAATAATATCTTGTGAAAAGATAGCCAGTAACCACAATCGCAGCTATTAGCCATTTATTCACGCCTCTTCGATTGAGCAGTATTCCTGCAGTAATAGTTGCTGCTCCCATAATCAAAGCAATAAGCATTTTAATACCACCAGCGTCAACCGCTTCAGTAACAGGCTGCTGTGCAATTAAAACAACACTGACGCCTCCTAGTGCAGCGAAGCCCATAATTCCTACATTCATTAAACCTGCATAACCCCATTGAATATTTACACCTAGAGCCATTATGGCTGATATTAATGACATATTTATTATGCCTAGAGCTAGTGCCCAAGACTGGTTTAAGCCCACAAATAAAAGCACCAATGCCATTATTGTGAAGTAGGCAATGGCTTTATTAGCCTGAAACAAAGTATTCATATTATTCACCGTCTATCACCTTACCTTTAAATATTCCTGTAGGCCTTATTAAAAGAACAATCACCAAAATAACAAAGGATATTGCGTATTTGTATTCTGTTCCAATGAGCTGAACAAGTGAGCTCGGATGCATAGAGAGCGGGAGTAAATATATTAAAAATTTCTTATAAGCATAAGTAAGTAGTATCTCAGAAAATGCAACCAAAAATGCTCCCGCAATTGCCCCAATGGGTGAACCAATACCTCCTACAATCACTGAGGCAAAAATTGGTAAAAGCAACAAATGATATTGTTGAGGGGCAAAGCCTTTATCTAGGCCATAAAGTGTTCCAGCAATCGTTGTAAAAAGGGCAACAAGTAGCCAGGTTATTTGAACGACTTTATCTGGGTCAATACCAGAAAGAAGAGCTAACTCTGTATTATCAGAATAAGCTCGCATGGCTTTTCCAGTTTTTGTTTTTTGTAAAAAATAGAATAGAAAAGCAACCAACAATATGGCAAGAGTTATAGTTAAAAATTGAGATGTTTTAAATGCAATCCCCTGTTCAAGTCCAGTAAAGGCTTTGAATTCTCTAACAGAAAAAATAAATCGCTCACCATCCCCAAATCTTTGTGCAGAGGCGCCTAATATAAATCTAACGATGCCACCAGTGACAAACATCACACCAATTGATGCAGTAATACCAACAATATTTTGCTTGGCCTTAATTTTTCTATAATGTCTATAGACCAGCCTGTCCATAGTAAGTAGGTAAATTGACATACCAATTAAAGCCAATGGAATTGCCAAAATAGCGGTAGGAAAGCCTGTTATGGTCCAACCTTTGCTAATCATAAAACCACTAATTAGAATAACAAGCATCGTTCCAAAAGCCATGCTATCACCCTGAGCAAAGTTGGAAAACCTCAAAATTGAATATACTAAGGTCACTGCAAGAGCGCCAAGCGCCAACTGAGAGCCATATGATAAAGCAGGAAGAATGACAAAATTTGTCATTAGGGCGAAAGCATTAATTATATCGATTGAATCTGACATCTATCCCCCCAAAAATTTCTTTCGAACTTCGCGATCATTGATAAGTTCCTTTCCAGTTCCAGTATGTTCATTGCGTCCAGAGACAAGAACAAAGCCCTTATCCGCAATATTCAATGCTTGCTGGGCATTCTGCTCAACCATTAAAACGGCCATTCCAGCATTTCTCACATCCAATATGTTCGAAAAAATTTCATCCATGACAATAGGCGAAACGCCTGCAGTTGGTTCATCTAGGAGCATTACTGATGGTTTGGTCATCATAGCCCTACCAAAAGCAACCTGTTGTCTTTGGCCGCCTGACAACTGAACAGCTAATTGTTTACGTTTGTCATAAAGTATTGGAAACAATTCATAGACCTCTTGAATCGTTTTACTGATGTCATCTTTCCTAATAAAACCCCCCATTTCAAGGTTTTCCTCAACTGTCATTGACGGAAAAACATTTTTAGTTTGAGGGACGAATGCTAAGCCCATACCGATTCTATCCTGAGTAGAAAGCATAGAAATATCTTTATCATCTAGTGTCACTGAGCCTGAAGTTGCATCTAACATTCCTAAAAGAACCCTCATAACAGTCGATTTACCCGCTCCATTTGGGCCAACAATGACTGCCAATTCACCCTTTTCAACCTCAACAGAACACTCGTGAAGAATTGGAACTACGCCATAAGAAGCAACCAGATTTTTACCTTCAAGATAAGCCATTAATGAGTTGCCTCAGTTTTAATGCCTTTGCCTAAATAGGCCTCAATTACAGCATCACTACTCTTAATTTCATCAGGAGTTCCACTTGTTAAAATTTGACCTTCTGCAAGAACTACAACTGGATCACAAAGTCTAGAAATAAAATCCATATCGTGCTCAATCATACAAAATGTATAGCCTCTTTCTTCATTGAGTCTGATGATTGCATCGCCGATTTGTTTAAGGAGTGTCCTATTAACTCCTGCACCCACTTCATCAAGAAGAACGACTTTGGCATCAACCATCATTGTCCTTGCTAACTCCAATAATTTTTTCTGGCCACCCGAAAGATTTCCTGCACTTTCATTCTTAAGATGACTAATACTCAAAAAATCAACAACTTCTTCTGCTTTGGCTTGAAGAGCTTTCTCTTCCTCATGTATTTGCTTTCGCTTTAACCAAGTATTCATCAAATTTTCACCCAGCTGATTGGCTGGTACCATCATTAAGTTCTCAAGAACACTAAGAGTAGGGAATTCATGAGCAATTTGAAATGTTCTCAATAAGCCCTTATGAAAAAGCTGGTGAGATGTAAGTTCAGTGACGTCTTCACCATCAAGAATAATTTCACCTTCAGTGGGCTGATAAAGTCCAGCTATAAGATTAAACATTGTTGTTTTTCCAGCACCATTTGGTCCAACTAAACCAGTAATTGA
This sequence is a window from Candidatus Pseudothioglobus singularis PS1. Protein-coding genes within it:
- a CDS encoding branched-chain amino acid ABC transporter permease — its product is MNTLFQANKAIAYFTIMALVLLFVGLNQSWALALGIINMSLISAIMALGVNIQWGYAGLMNVGIMGFAALGGVSVVLIAQQPVTEAVDAGGIKMLIALIMGAATITAGILLNRRGVNKWLIAAIVVTGYLFTRYYFSEAADIIEKVDPAITGYLGGFGLPIAFSWIVGGVIAAGAAWWVGKITLGLRTDYLAIATLGISEIILYVIKNEDWFVRGLKNVYGLPRPVPYEVEMQQSEWFQNVVTWIHKSELQLLSQTEQIDKLSDYVREAAVVFVKLCYSGLFIAILVALIVLSNLALNSPWGRKVRAIRDNEVAASAMGKDIKRQHLQIFVLGSAIVGIAGALLVTYDGIFIPTAYLPLRFTFLIWVMVILGGSGNNMGSVLGAFIIWFIWIQSGPMGLWFVEMLSNNMSEGSTSLEFIEDRVHYLRLVFMGTILLLIMRFSPSGLLPEKNKEL
- a CDS encoding branched-chain amino acid ABC transporter permease — protein: MSDSIDIINAFALMTNFVILPALSYGSQLALGALAVTLVYSILRFSNFAQGDSMAFGTMLVILISGFMISKGWTITGFPTAILAIPLALIGMSIYLLTMDRLVYRHYRKIKAKQNIVGITASIGVMFVTGGIVRFILGASAQRFGDGERFIFSVREFKAFTGLEQGIAFKTSQFLTITLAILLVAFLFYFLQKTKTGKAMRAYSDNTELALLSGIDPDKVVQITWLLVALFTTIAGTLYGLDKGFAPQQYHLLLLPIFASVIVGGIGSPIGAIAGAFLVAFSEILLTYAYKKFLIYLLPLSMHPSSLVQLIGTEYKYAISFVILVIVLLIRPTGIFKGKVIDGE
- a CDS encoding ABC transporter ATP-binding protein; protein product: MAYLEGKNLVASYGVVPILHECSVEVEKGELAVIVGPNGAGKSTVMRVLLGMLDATSGSVTLDDKDISMLSTQDRIGMGLAFVPQTKNVFPSMTVEENLEMGGFIRKDDISKTIQEVYELFPILYDKRKQLAVQLSGGQRQQVAFGRAMMTKPSVMLLDEPTAGVSPIVMDEIFSNILDVRNAGMAVLMVEQNAQQALNIADKGFVLVSGRNEHTGTGKELINDREVRKKFLGG
- a CDS encoding ABC transporter ATP-binding protein, whose amino-acid sequence is MITVKNLSKHFGGIKAVDGVDLHIDKGSITGLVGPNGAGKTTMFNLIAGLYQPTEGEIILDGEDVTELTSHQLFHKGLLRTFQIAHEFPTLSVLENLMMVPANQLGENLMNTWLKRKQIHEEEKALQAKAEEVVDFLSISHLKNESAGNLSGGQKKLLELARTMMVDAKVVLLDEVGAGVNRTLLKQIGDAIIRLNEERGYTFCMIEHDMDFISRLCDPVVVLAEGQILTSGTPDEIKSSDAVIEAYLGKGIKTEATH